The following coding sequences are from one Campylobacter sp. RM16187 window:
- the dnaN gene encoding DNA polymerase III subunit beta: MKAVINKNALESIVTNTNPYLEKKDLSAITSHIYICAKDGILNIKATDHEIGLAYKLSNVKIMDEGNATANGKKLLDIIRSLKDEEVTLETVNNYLYIKQKNSKYKLPMYKFEDFPKFPTVEGKSKFDIDAIMLGRSLKKIFPNIDTNNPKYELNGALIDIKQNYINIVGTDTKRLSVFRFETPTQNEFSLIIPKKAISEIQKLFYDKIEIYYDENILIAQSANFEFFTKLINGKFPDYDRVIPKEIKKRLKLSRDKMIEGIKTISILSDSMKIIFAPQTITFESIIEDNSEARTVIDFQTGLDEEFFVGVRNRYLIDFLTNIEEDSFELGFNDSNMAFTVSSNELKTIIMPINL; the protein is encoded by the coding sequence ATGAAGGCGGTAATTAACAAAAATGCTCTTGAAAGCATAGTTACAAACACAAATCCTTACTTAGAAAAAAAGGATTTAAGCGCTATAACTTCTCACATATATATCTGCGCTAAAGATGGAATTTTAAATATAAAAGCCACAGATCATGAGATAGGTCTTGCATATAAACTAAGCAATGTAAAGATAATGGATGAAGGAAATGCAACCGCAAACGGTAAAAAACTACTTGACATCATAAGAAGCCTAAAAGATGAAGAGGTAACCCTTGAAACGGTAAATAACTACCTTTACATCAAGCAAAAAAACTCAAAATACAAACTTCCTATGTATAAATTTGAAGATTTTCCTAAATTTCCAACTGTAGAAGGAAAGAGTAAATTTGACATAGATGCGATAATGCTTGGACGAAGCCTTAAAAAGATATTTCCTAACATAGACACAAATAACCCAAAATACGAGCTAAACGGAGCTCTTATAGATATCAAACAAAACTACATCAATATCGTTGGAACCGATACAAAAAGGCTAAGTGTATTTAGATTTGAAACTCCAACTCAAAATGAATTTTCGCTGATAATCCCAAAAAAAGCGATAAGTGAAATTCAAAAGCTGTTTTACGATAAGATCGAAATTTACTACGATGAAAATATCTTAATAGCTCAAAGTGCAAATTTTGAGTTCTTTACAAAGCTTATCAACGGTAAATTTCCTGATTACGACAGAGTAATTCCAAAAGAGATCAAAAAACGCCTAAAACTAAGCAGAGATAAGATGATAGAAGGTATTAAAACTATCTCGATATTATCAGACAGTATGAAGATCATTTTTGCTCCTCAAACGATAACTTTTGAAAGCATTATCGAGGATAATTCAGAAGCTAGAACTGTGATTGATTTTCAAACCGGACTTGACGAGGAGTTTTTCGTAGGAGTTAGAAATAGATATTTGATAGACTTTTTAACAAATATCGAAGAAGATAGCTTCGAGCTTGGGTTTAACGACTCAAATATGGCATTTACAGTTAGTTCAAACGAGCTAAAAACGATAATAATGCCGATAAATTTATAA
- the dnaA gene encoding chromosomal replication initiator protein DnaA codes for MLANEVLELLGHEILKSEYECYIKQLKFNEKASNSEVIVFNAPNELIAKFIQTKYAGKIAHLFEVKTGAKPHINITSQKSKPQIKNAKVDVNQIKAQSSLLNPSYTFENFVVGDSNQYAYITSKSAAEQLGKAYNPLFIYGPTGLGKTHLLQSVGNFCLNNGKVVICITSEQFITDFTYHINNHSMERFREKYRNCDVLLIDDVQFLGKTDKIQEEFFHTFNELHSKNGQIVMTSDRQPKHLKGFEDRLRTRFEWGIIADITPPELDTKIAIIKKKCEFDKIYLTKDVIEYIATNMGDNIREIESAIINLNAYATLMRQEISLEFAKNILRDQIKEKRENINLESIIEIVSKELNIKPSEIKSKSRVKNIVEARRIVIYLAKNLTPNSMPQIASYFNMKDHSAVSHNIKKINEMINEDEYFKIKVEEIKNKILTK; via the coding sequence TTGCTTGCAAACGAAGTTTTAGAGCTACTTGGACACGAAATTTTAAAATCAGAATATGAGTGTTACATAAAGCAGCTTAAATTTAACGAAAAAGCTTCAAATTCAGAAGTTATCGTATTTAACGCTCCAAACGAGCTTATAGCAAAATTTATCCAAACCAAATACGCAGGCAAAATAGCTCATCTTTTTGAAGTAAAAACAGGTGCAAAACCTCATATAAACATCACTTCTCAAAAGAGCAAGCCACAGATAAAAAACGCAAAAGTAGATGTAAATCAGATAAAGGCTCAAAGCAGCCTTTTAAATCCAAGCTATACCTTTGAAAATTTCGTTGTAGGCGATTCAAACCAATACGCTTATATCACTTCAAAATCAGCCGCCGAGCAGCTTGGAAAAGCGTATAATCCGCTATTTATCTACGGTCCAACTGGTCTTGGTAAAACTCACTTGCTTCAATCGGTCGGAAATTTCTGCTTAAATAACGGCAAAGTCGTAATTTGTATCACAAGTGAGCAGTTTATAACTGATTTTACATATCATATCAACAACCACTCAATGGAGAGATTTCGCGAGAAGTACCGAAACTGCGACGTTTTACTTATAGATGATGTGCAGTTTTTAGGAAAAACGGATAAAATTCAAGAAGAGTTTTTTCACACATTTAACGAACTTCATTCAAAAAACGGCCAGATCGTAATGACTTCAGATCGTCAGCCAAAGCACTTAAAAGGTTTTGAAGATAGGCTTAGAACGCGCTTTGAATGGGGAATTATAGCTGATATCACTCCTCCTGAGCTTGATACGAAGATAGCAATTATCAAGAAAAAATGTGAATTTGATAAAATTTATCTAACTAAAGATGTGATCGAATACATCGCAACTAACATGGGCGATAATATCCGCGAAATTGAAAGCGCGATTATAAATTTAAACGCTTACGCAACGCTTATGAGACAAGAGATAAGCCTTGAATTTGCTAAAAATATCTTAAGAGATCAGATAAAAGAGAAGCGTGAAAATATAAATTTAGAAAGCATAATCGAAATAGTAAGCAAAGAGCTAAATATAAAACCAAGCGAGATAAAAAGCAAATCACGCGTGAAAAATATCGTTGAAGCAAGGCGAATCGTAATCTATCTAGCTAAAAATTTAACACCAAATTCAATGCCTCAGATAGCAAGTTACTTTAACATGAAAGATCACTCGGCAGTTAGTCACAATATCAAAAAAATAAATGAAATGATAAATGAAGATGAGTATTTTAAGATAAAAGTTGAAGAGATCAAAAACAAAATTTTGACAAAGTGA